From Pedobacter cryoconitis, one genomic window encodes:
- a CDS encoding type II toxin-antitoxin system VapC family toxin, with amino-acid sequence MVADTGIFIEHLRAKDKLSTTLYKISESTDIYVSAVTVYELYMGATNKDKEKDVMVITENFTVLPFTDSVAQKAAELYHKLRLSNQMIEFRDIFIAATCIVHELPIVTLNKKHFKRIDGLKILR; translated from the coding sequence ATGGTAGCGGATACTGGAATTTTTATTGAACACCTTCGTGCCAAAGACAAACTTTCAACTACCCTTTACAAGATTTCAGAAAGCACCGACATTTATGTTTCTGCTGTAACCGTGTATGAGCTTTATATGGGAGCTACTAATAAAGACAAAGAAAAGGATGTCATGGTTATAACTGAAAATTTTACTGTACTTCCTTTCACGGATAGTGTGGCACAAAAAGCCGCAGAGCTGTACCATAAACTTAGATTAAGCAATCAAATGATCGAATTTAGAGATATTTTTATCGCAGCAACCTGCATAGTTCACGAACTTCCCATTGTTACCCTCAACAAAAAGCATTTTAAACGTATTGATGGATTAAAAATCCTACGCTAA
- a CDS encoding NADP-dependent oxidoreductase encodes MMIEIIEVNPGTLSAKAVTYESLGGAEIIKIVDRTVRIPEAGEVRIRVKAAGVNPTDALLRKMDNPMVRFPVIPGADAAGVIESVGSGVSRLKIGDEVMAVLTAFRPDGGAQIGYLVVPAASVVLKPKNATFGQAAGLPMNGLTALRALELTQLRAGQTLAITGGAGVLAHYTIAAAKRLGLIVIADAKPEEHDLVRNYGADFVIKRGDNFTDLIRQQFPHGVDALVDTAVLVQKSFPAIRDGGTYIAVRRLGDVPTERNIQINMVWVPDVLENTRGLELLSEMVESGEIKLKVGGEYPPERVFEAQESLAAGGLRGRPVILF; translated from the coding sequence ATGATGATAGAAATCATTGAAGTAAATCCGGGCACATTATCTGCAAAGGCAGTTACCTATGAAAGTTTAGGCGGAGCAGAAATCATAAAAATAGTTGATCGGACTGTTCGGATACCGGAAGCGGGAGAAGTGCGCATTCGTGTAAAAGCCGCGGGTGTCAATCCAACTGACGCACTCCTACGCAAAATGGATAATCCTATGGTGCGTTTTCCCGTTATTCCTGGTGCAGATGCAGCAGGTGTTATTGAATCAGTCGGATCAGGGGTGTCAAGGCTTAAGATTGGTGATGAAGTAATGGCTGTGCTCACAGCGTTCCGACCGGATGGCGGTGCACAAATTGGGTACTTAGTTGTACCAGCGGCATCAGTAGTCCTTAAACCAAAGAATGCCACTTTTGGTCAGGCGGCGGGATTGCCTATGAACGGGCTAACTGCCCTGCGAGCGCTTGAGCTAACTCAACTCAGGGCAGGACAAACACTGGCTATTACTGGTGGCGCAGGTGTCCTGGCGCACTATACAATCGCCGCTGCTAAAAGACTCGGCCTTATTGTGATCGCTGATGCAAAACCTGAAGAACACGACCTGGTACGCAACTACGGGGCGGACTTTGTTATTAAACGCGGAGATAATTTCACAGATCTAATCCGGCAACAATTTCCGCATGGCGTTGATGCGCTTGTTGATACGGCAGTATTGGTGCAGAAGAGTTTTCCGGCTATTCGTGATGGAGGTACATATATTGCTGTACGCCGATTGGGTGATGTTCCCACTGAACGGAATATCCAAATAAATATGGTTTGGGTACCGGATGTATTGGAAAACACCAGGGGACTCGAATTACTGAGCGAAATGGTTGAAAGCGGAGAAATTAAACTTAAGGTTGGCGGTGAATATCCGCCAGAGCGGGTTTTCGAAGCACAAGAGTCACTTGCAGCCGGAGGATTACGTGGTCGTCCAGTGATCTTATTTTGA
- a CDS encoding DUF4209 domain-containing protein has translation MTGVSNEIINKYFTAGDRLGHILAKTESLLADLELPELERVVFTYLEVVLKLALLNPNSKAKDINDYKPGRETLAVLEAIAPRINNHYIKAFFLDVLQVNKCNKFVHVKLAIQSYWLICEHRETLNDKRDYYIRVLRILVGLGKGRKQTAEFYFETIKNAVLAADMSKDCYSVTKLTEEMIPIQEEPNQYLPLIDKIKAAVQPFLDSGEFKHYRECNHVLALLLPDDSVLYGIEVARSYIMDVNDWDSRTNALQYMVAEGYKKGLRVFQNLGIKNQETEGYRQKLVVILKKAAAQQQLIGALPPVPLEQLEFDMPEFENFIQGVYWLISWELPPKSAFLSDLESKKMEYFHLKHMGSTITDTYGNTVDVSPDNAKLIYKDAALTREVICKKILKPSFDKFSEKFSISEIEVYWLISDSAFVPQERKDLYAHGLYHGFCGNFAVAVHLLLPQIENGLKVLLESHDKITHKIVEEIQTANGLTTYFNHLQGVLDDDLIFDLEGLLNESFGENIRNLVAHGLYSTGRFFMYPGFYTWWIALKLALHLERYLLSIQQGGVDQTTAL, from the coding sequence ATGACAGGTGTTTCAAATGAAATCATCAATAAATACTTCACGGCAGGAGACCGTCTAGGGCATATCTTGGCAAAAACTGAGTCGTTATTGGCGGATCTGGAATTGCCGGAACTCGAAAGGGTGGTATTTACCTATCTGGAGGTTGTTTTAAAACTGGCATTACTCAACCCTAACTCTAAAGCCAAAGATATTAACGACTACAAACCGGGTCGGGAAACACTCGCGGTTTTAGAGGCGATTGCTCCGCGTATAAACAACCATTACATCAAGGCGTTCTTCCTGGATGTTCTCCAAGTGAACAAATGCAACAAGTTTGTTCATGTGAAACTTGCGATCCAGAGTTACTGGCTAATTTGCGAGCATCGCGAGACCCTAAACGACAAACGTGATTATTATATCAGGGTACTTAGGATCTTAGTAGGATTAGGGAAAGGCAGGAAACAAACTGCTGAGTTCTACTTTGAGACTATCAAAAATGCCGTACTGGCAGCAGATATGAGCAAGGATTGCTATTCGGTCACCAAACTGACTGAGGAAATGATTCCTATACAGGAAGAACCAAATCAATATCTTCCGCTAATCGATAAAATTAAAGCTGCGGTCCAGCCTTTTCTGGATAGTGGGGAATTTAAACATTATCGGGAATGCAACCACGTTTTGGCTTTATTGTTGCCCGATGATTCAGTTCTCTACGGAATAGAAGTGGCCCGGTCTTACATTATGGATGTGAACGATTGGGACAGCCGCACCAACGCGTTGCAATACATGGTCGCCGAAGGGTATAAAAAGGGACTTCGAGTATTTCAAAATCTAGGAATCAAAAATCAGGAGACCGAGGGCTACCGGCAAAAGTTGGTTGTGATCCTTAAAAAAGCTGCTGCGCAACAGCAGCTCATAGGAGCTCTGCCACCGGTTCCATTAGAGCAACTGGAATTTGACATGCCTGAATTTGAAAATTTTATCCAGGGCGTTTACTGGTTGATCAGCTGGGAGCTTCCACCCAAATCAGCCTTCTTGTCCGATCTGGAGAGTAAAAAGATGGAGTACTTTCATTTGAAGCATATGGGGTCAACCATAACGGATACCTACGGGAACACCGTGGATGTCAGTCCGGATAATGCCAAGTTGATTTATAAGGATGCTGCTTTGACTCGGGAAGTGATTTGTAAGAAAATCTTGAAGCCTTCGTTTGATAAGTTCTCGGAAAAGTTCTCCATTTCTGAGATAGAAGTGTATTGGCTGATCTCAGATAGCGCGTTTGTTCCCCAAGAACGAAAGGACCTGTACGCCCATGGACTATACCATGGCTTTTGCGGAAATTTTGCCGTTGCAGTGCACCTGCTATTGCCACAGATTGAAAACGGGTTAAAGGTACTGCTTGAAAGCCATGATAAAATTACCCACAAGATTGTCGAAGAAATTCAAACCGCCAATGGCCTCACCACTTACTTTAACCATTTGCAGGGCGTTTTGGATGATGATCTCATTTTTGATCTGGAAGGCTTGTTAAATGAATCTTTTGGTGAAAACATCCGTAACCTGGTTGCCCATGGCCTGTACTCAACAGGTAGGTTTTTTATGTATCCGGGATTTTATACCTGGTGGATCGCCCTCAAATTAGCGCTCCATCTGGAACGCTATTTGTTGTCGATCCAGCAGGGAGGCGTTGATCAAACTACTGCGCTTTAG